A part of Primulina eburnea isolate SZY01 chromosome 10, ASM2296580v1, whole genome shotgun sequence genomic DNA contains:
- the LOC140842963 gene encoding reticulon-like protein B2, protein MVTKDCHHKMLVFGYVGKKTDIRCRVQDYSEASDERARNEDGDQEKFHLFGRQKPVHSSLGGGIPADVILWRNKQISGGLLAGSTVIWLLFEHIGYHLIPFVCQSLIFSLATLFLWSNLSFFVKKSAFEFPEMSLPEGLCASIALLLSDRCNKAFSFFREVALGKDLKKFLYTILGLWAVSVIGSLFDFLTLVYMTFVMLLTMPLFYERNEDQVDSYAQKATAKLKRQYSTLDEKVLQKLPKVPFIAGSKQQ, encoded by the exons ATGGTTACGAAAGACTGCCACCATAAGATGCTCGTTTTTG GGTACGTAGGAAAAAAAACTGATATAAGATGTCGGGTTCAGGATTATTCCGAAGCGTCGGATGAAAGAGCTCGAAATGAAGACGGGGATCAAGAAAAGTTTCACCTGTTTGGGAGGCAGAAACCTGTGCACAGCTCCCTTGGTGGTGGCATTC CTGCAGATGTTATACTGTGGCGTAACAAGCAAATATCGGGAGGTTTGCTAGCTGGATCAACTGTCATATGGCTCCTCTTCGAACACATTGGCTATCATTTGATTCCATTTGTTTGTCAATCTCTGATATTCTCTCTCGCCACTTTGTTCTTGTGGTCCAACCTCTCCTTTTTCGTCAAGAA GTCTGCTTTTGAGTTCCCTGAGATGTCATTACCTGAGGGATTGTGCGCGAGCATTGCGCTACTGCTAAGCGACCGCTGCAACAAGGCATTTTCCTTCTTTAGGGAAGTAGCATTGGGAAAGGATTTAAAGAAATTCTtatat ACAATTCTAGGATTATGGGCGGTATCTGTCATAGGCAGCTTGTTCGACTTCTTGACTCTTGTCTATATGA CCTTTGTGATGCTGTTGACCATGCCTCTATTCTATGAGAGAAACGAAGATCAAGTCGATTCTTATGCTCAAAAGGCGACGGCGAAACTCAAGAGACAATACAGCACACTGGATGAAAAGGTTCTTCAAAAGTTGCCAAAAGTTCCTTTCATAGCCGGCAGTAAGCAGCAGTGA